In Rhodococcus sp. OK302, one genomic interval encodes:
- the kstD gene encoding 3-oxosteroid 1-dehydrogenase — MTSIPHGPIPTEVDLIVVGSGAAGMSAAITAACNGLSTVIVEKSPYWGGSSARSGGGVWIPGNSVLRQQAPIDELDSAREYLNSIVGDDADPERIDTYIDRGHEALDFLIRNSALKLEWVEGYSDYFPEAPGGRASGRSCEPLPFDARALGDDLATLHPSYMKTPLNVVVKQSDYRWLSTGLRHWRGPARMLQVGARTAVGKLRRKKLIGLGSALMAELMIGVRTAGVPVLLDTAMLDLITDNDRVVGVNLESGGVQTTMRARYGVVLACGGFENNNEMRIKYQRQPSSAEWTLGAPTNTGDGITAAVQRGAAISYMDDAWWAPSIPLPKGPWFALAERSLPRSIMVNARGERFMNESLPYVEATHAMFGGKFGRGDGPAENIPAWLIFDQTYRDRYLFAGIPARSPMPRSWLASGAIVTAETISELALEIGVPETALTETIIRFNSHARSGSDPDFGRGASAYDHYYGDITNKPNPSLGELSKGPFYAAKMVPGDLGTKGGINTDSQARALRDDGTVIEGLYAAGNTSSPVMGHTYAGPGATIGPAIVFGYLAALDAAAKVVHA, encoded by the coding sequence ATGACCTCAATTCCACATGGCCCGATCCCCACCGAAGTTGATCTGATCGTTGTCGGATCCGGCGCGGCCGGCATGTCCGCAGCCATCACCGCTGCCTGTAACGGCCTCTCGACAGTCATCGTGGAGAAGTCCCCGTACTGGGGCGGCTCGTCCGCGCGGTCCGGCGGCGGAGTCTGGATCCCGGGAAATTCGGTGCTCCGCCAACAGGCGCCGATCGATGAACTCGATTCTGCGCGAGAGTATCTCAACAGTATCGTCGGCGACGACGCTGATCCCGAACGCATCGACACCTACATCGATCGAGGCCACGAAGCACTCGACTTTCTCATTCGCAATTCTGCCTTGAAGCTCGAGTGGGTAGAGGGATACTCCGATTACTTTCCCGAAGCTCCCGGGGGTCGCGCTTCCGGACGCTCCTGCGAGCCTTTACCTTTCGATGCGCGCGCTCTGGGCGACGATCTCGCCACACTGCATCCGTCGTACATGAAAACCCCACTCAACGTCGTCGTCAAGCAGTCGGATTATCGGTGGCTGAGCACCGGCCTTCGCCACTGGCGAGGCCCTGCGCGCATGCTCCAGGTGGGTGCTCGAACAGCGGTCGGAAAGCTGCGGCGAAAGAAGCTGATCGGACTGGGCTCCGCGTTAATGGCGGAACTGATGATCGGAGTCCGGACGGCAGGTGTACCGGTACTTCTCGACACCGCAATGCTGGATCTGATCACCGACAATGATCGAGTGGTCGGAGTGAACCTCGAAAGCGGAGGCGTTCAGACAACCATGCGCGCTCGATACGGCGTCGTCCTGGCGTGCGGTGGGTTCGAGAACAACAACGAGATGCGAATCAAGTACCAGCGGCAACCGAGCAGCGCCGAATGGACCCTTGGTGCACCGACGAACACCGGCGACGGCATTACTGCGGCAGTCCAGCGAGGTGCCGCGATCTCGTACATGGACGACGCCTGGTGGGCACCGTCCATACCTCTCCCGAAGGGACCGTGGTTCGCACTGGCGGAACGCTCGCTGCCGCGCAGCATCATGGTGAACGCCAGAGGTGAGCGGTTCATGAACGAATCACTCCCCTACGTCGAAGCCACTCACGCGATGTTCGGAGGAAAATTCGGCCGTGGCGACGGACCGGCCGAGAATATCCCGGCCTGGCTGATCTTCGACCAGACCTACCGTGACAGATACCTGTTTGCGGGAATTCCCGCGCGCAGTCCGATGCCACGCTCATGGCTGGCATCGGGCGCCATCGTTACCGCTGAAACGATTTCCGAACTCGCCCTCGAAATCGGCGTGCCCGAGACTGCACTTACCGAAACGATTATCCGATTCAACAGCCACGCCCGCAGTGGTAGCGATCCCGACTTCGGCCGTGGCGCAAGCGCCTACGACCACTACTACGGAGACATCACCAACAAACCCAACCCCAGCCTCGGCGAACTGAGCAAAGGACCGTTCTATGCGGCCAAGATGGTGCCCGGCGACCTCGGCACCAAAGGCGGGATCAATACCGACAGCCAGGCTCGCGCTTTGCGTGACGACGGAACGGTCATCGAGGGGCTCTACGCGGCCGGCAACACCAGTTCGCCGGTGATGGGCCATACCTATGCCGGACCAGGCGCAACCATCGGACCCGCAATCGTGTTCGGTTACCTTGCCGCACTCGATGCCGCAGCGAAAGTGGTTCACGCCTAA
- a CDS encoding lipoate--protein ligase family protein, with the protein MRGEYKVPGGKLVAVDVEIEDGQLCRVAVSGDFFLEPDSALDDINAALTGMPADANVDQLADAITASLDASVSMIGFTPESVGIAVRRALGHATSWADHTFDVIPPVVLDPAMHVALDEVIAREVASGERPPTLRFWDWDSPLVVIGSFQSVRNEVDAEAAARHGIGVVRRISGGGAMFMEPGNCITYSLAVPASLVEGLSFERSYAFLDQWVMGALADVGINARYVPLNDIASDKGKIAGAAQKRFASGTVLHHVTMAYDIDAEKMTQVLRIGREKMSDKGTKSAAKRVDPLRSQTGMTRAAILTAFLDHFRAQYDTHDSDYTAAELAQARELVETKFSTEKWTHRVP; encoded by the coding sequence ATGCGCGGAGAGTACAAGGTCCCAGGTGGCAAGCTGGTAGCGGTCGATGTCGAGATCGAGGACGGACAGCTGTGCCGAGTCGCAGTGTCCGGCGATTTCTTCCTCGAGCCCGACAGCGCTCTGGACGATATCAACGCGGCGTTGACCGGAATGCCGGCTGATGCCAATGTAGACCAACTCGCTGACGCCATCACCGCCTCGCTTGATGCCTCCGTTTCAATGATCGGGTTCACTCCGGAATCGGTCGGCATCGCGGTCCGGCGTGCACTCGGCCACGCCACGAGTTGGGCGGACCACACGTTCGACGTCATCCCGCCGGTGGTGCTCGATCCTGCGATGCACGTTGCGCTTGACGAGGTCATTGCGCGTGAGGTGGCGTCCGGCGAGCGGCCGCCCACCTTGCGGTTCTGGGACTGGGACTCGCCGCTGGTAGTCATCGGATCGTTCCAGTCCGTGCGGAACGAGGTCGACGCCGAAGCTGCTGCGCGGCATGGCATCGGCGTCGTTCGGAGAATTTCCGGTGGTGGCGCCATGTTCATGGAGCCGGGCAACTGCATCACTTATTCGTTGGCGGTGCCGGCGTCGCTGGTGGAGGGGCTGAGTTTCGAGAGGTCCTACGCGTTCCTTGACCAGTGGGTGATGGGTGCGCTCGCTGACGTCGGGATCAACGCCCGGTATGTGCCTCTCAACGACATCGCCTCGGACAAGGGCAAGATTGCCGGCGCAGCGCAGAAGCGGTTCGCTTCGGGCACTGTGCTGCATCACGTGACCATGGCCTATGACATCGACGCGGAGAAGATGACGCAGGTTCTGCGGATCGGCCGGGAGAAGATGTCGGACAAGGGCACCAAGAGTGCCGCGAAAAGGGTTGACCCACTCCGCTCGCAGACCGGCATGACCCGTGCCGCGATCCTGACCGCATTCTTGGACCACTTCCGGGCCCAGTACGACACTCACGACAGTGATTACACTGCCGCCGAATTGGCACAGGCACGTGAGCTGGTGGAGACGAAGTTCAGCACCGAGAAGTGGACGCACCGCGTGCCGTGA
- a CDS encoding amino acid adenylation domain-containing protein, translating to MVEPIDVRKSVENSSVEHISSAEYFPLSAAQRATWFAQQIQPDVPISIAHYVELRGELDVDLLRQETVAVAHEFQSPLLKVIEIDGRPMQYVDNTIDIPVDFIDFRGEADPVAAAHDLMNRDYQRQLDLGVDRLVETSILCVGPSHYLWYSRIHHVALDGYGAMTMMNRIAHRYSAAVAGCEPDLNHAAAQRELYEIDSRYRSSDRYVADREYWATRTSALEGSTLSDVSAPSLARSRVESALLSGAACVGLEESERQAATVVAAIACYLARMTSKTSVLVNVPLSGRTTSALRKSGGMMVNVAPLAISVDEGDTVSELVTSVQQELMGALRHQRCSLDDIRRDLGRSGDGLSGPMVNVMLFRQNIALGSMVGEYHIVTSGPVEDLLINVYPSGTRAEIFVDFRANPNRYTDSALRTHHTQFVELLEEFIASDPGAKLDTIHRATALEGERRHRIVDQLEYWKNQLSGIPELLKLPSDRARPASQSLRVDGARVQIGADTHRRVIEVAADHSATSFAVLHAAFAVLLSRLSGTSDVVVGTAVSGPADVIVLRTRVEMEMSFVHLLCLVRDTDAEAFDHSEVPFEELVRSLEMGDSPAYSPIAQVMFEDRDGEEGVGDNGIGRFDLRVTASEVFDAGGNPAGITVNLGFATDLFDAETVRGLGTRFRRILEAITITPDIGVGDIDILVDAERRTLVPVQGAVARSERTLPELFDAAAQANPDGVALSYCGVTLTYREVDERSNQLARVLVAQGIGTEDYVALGIARSIESVLSVLAIAKTGAAFVPVDPSFPADRIQHMLDDSGAAAGVTVSADRSRLPNSIPWLVLDDPEFRTECSTQAAFGVTDAQRIRPLHRDNPAYVIYTSGSTGRPKGVPVTHRGLDNLAAEHLSRFGATQDSRILHFSTPSFDASVSEYLHAFGAGATMVIVPPTIYGGEELSRFLRNERVTHGFITTAALGTVEPEGLSEFQDVVFGGEACPPELVKRWASGRRLCNAYGPTEATVMANISEPMSPADAITLGGPLRGICEVVLDARLKAVPLGVAGELYVAGEALARGYHGKSALTAERFVANPFGSPGERMYRTGDVVRWRTDRTLEYVGRSDFQVKVRGFRIELGEIDTVLHTHPHVRTALTTSRPGPSGDTMLVSYVVPVAGQVLVAAQVMDYVTEQLPTYMIPAAIVVLVEMPMTAVGKLDRAALPAPQFVSSEAEFRAPTGRVEQTVAQVLADVLGVARIGRGDSFFDLGGNSLAATRVIARLNRALGVDLGVRTLFEAPTVETLAQQIGQAALWHLDRPVLTARSRPDIIPVSPAQQRIWFINQFDTSSSAYNIPMVVRLSGDLDVAALRAALGDVIERHESLRTVYPASADGPHQMIVPSAPVVPDLRPQVCSDVETSITEFASRGFDVSKTVPVRGVLFRTGPDEHVLLLVVHHISADGASLAPLARDLAIAYDARVQGQSPDWNPLPVHYADFSLWQTEILGSDQDPDSIMSAQLDYWKSALSDLPGPIDLPLDRPRPRDRSLQGGIVKFSVSPALHRDLLALARQHNSTMFMVMHAALVVLAARLSGSTDITIGTPTGGRGEEALDDLVGMFVNTVVLRTAVDPGTTFAQTLSEVRKVDLEAFGHTEVPFERVVEALAPDRSTSHSPLFQILLEFQNTVAPNLELPGLSVEVVDVDAGVSKFDLQLTLAERYDESGSADGISGAFTFASDVFDRLTVSGFGERFIRIMESVVAEPDRAVGDIEVLGPGERELVLDSWNATGHALPGVTLADLFDAQVARTPGAVAVVFEGTALSYREFDARVNRLARFLISVGVGPEVSVGVAVGRSVELLVAIYAVVKAGGAYVPVDVDQPVERVGFAVSSAGAVLILTVSGGGGGLPVGVRVVELDVVDVSGFSSVRVTDADRVARLLPEHPAYVMFTSGSTGRPKGVVVPQVGVVNRLLWMQDRYPLSSDDVVLQKTPVTFDVSVWELFWPLIVGARVVVAVAGGHRDPVYLSRVIVGQAVTVVHFVPSMLDVFVAESGAAACVGLRRVFASGESLSVVSAVRLRDVLPGVELHNLYGPTEASVDVTFHEFGSGVVGVGSVPIGVPVWNTRVFVLDSRLRPVPVGVVGELYLGGVQLARGYVGRADLTADRFVADPFGGSGSRLYRSGDVVRWVRLSGARGDVASSSGVRGDVASSGELEYVGRSDFQVKLRGQRVELGEVEAVLLRQVGVAQAVVVLRGGVGGEYLAGFVVPVSGVSLDVGWCWGCGGGVGGVYGAVGVGGVVGVAGDGEWEVGSKRATGYRFQC from the coding sequence GTGGTGGAACCTATCGACGTCAGGAAGTCCGTAGAAAATAGTTCCGTAGAGCACATATCGAGCGCCGAGTATTTTCCGTTGTCCGCGGCGCAACGAGCGACCTGGTTCGCGCAACAAATTCAACCCGACGTACCGATTTCGATTGCGCATTACGTCGAGTTGCGCGGAGAACTCGATGTTGACCTGTTGCGACAGGAAACCGTTGCGGTTGCACACGAGTTTCAGTCACCGTTACTCAAGGTGATCGAGATCGATGGCCGTCCGATGCAGTACGTGGACAACACGATCGATATTCCTGTCGACTTCATCGATTTTCGTGGCGAGGCCGACCCGGTTGCCGCTGCGCACGATCTGATGAATCGGGACTACCAGAGGCAACTCGATCTCGGAGTCGATCGACTGGTAGAAACCTCGATCCTGTGTGTGGGGCCTTCGCATTACCTGTGGTACAGCCGCATTCATCACGTCGCGCTCGACGGATACGGTGCCATGACGATGATGAACCGCATCGCGCACCGCTATTCTGCCGCGGTCGCCGGCTGTGAACCGGACTTGAATCACGCTGCCGCCCAGCGTGAGCTGTACGAGATCGACTCTCGCTATCGGTCGTCGGATCGGTATGTAGCAGATCGGGAGTACTGGGCGACGCGAACTTCAGCGCTCGAAGGCTCGACCCTGTCCGATGTGTCGGCACCCTCACTGGCGAGGAGCAGAGTCGAAAGTGCCTTGCTCTCCGGCGCGGCGTGTGTCGGGCTCGAGGAATCCGAGCGGCAGGCAGCAACGGTTGTTGCCGCCATCGCCTGCTATCTGGCGCGGATGACTTCCAAAACCTCTGTACTGGTGAATGTTCCGTTGTCCGGACGAACAACGTCCGCCCTTCGCAAGTCCGGCGGCATGATGGTCAACGTTGCGCCACTCGCGATTTCGGTTGACGAAGGGGATACAGTATCCGAACTCGTGACTTCGGTTCAGCAAGAACTGATGGGTGCGTTGCGGCATCAGCGGTGCAGTTTGGACGATATCCGCCGCGATCTCGGTCGCAGCGGGGACGGATTGTCCGGACCCATGGTCAACGTCATGCTGTTCCGGCAGAACATCGCCCTGGGCTCGATGGTGGGCGAGTACCACATCGTCACGTCCGGTCCGGTCGAAGATCTGCTGATCAACGTGTACCCGAGCGGCACGCGAGCAGAGATCTTTGTCGACTTCCGAGCAAATCCGAATCGATACACAGACTCCGCGCTCCGGACACACCACACGCAGTTCGTTGAATTGTTGGAAGAGTTCATCGCGTCAGACCCGGGCGCCAAGCTCGACACAATTCACCGGGCGACAGCTCTCGAAGGCGAGCGACGACATCGAATAGTTGACCAACTCGAATACTGGAAGAATCAGCTTTCGGGGATTCCGGAGCTTCTGAAATTGCCGTCCGATCGGGCTCGGCCGGCCTCGCAATCCCTGCGAGTCGATGGCGCCCGAGTCCAGATCGGCGCTGATACCCACCGCAGAGTGATCGAAGTGGCCGCCGACCACAGCGCCACTAGTTTTGCGGTTTTGCATGCGGCTTTCGCCGTGCTGCTGAGCAGGCTTTCGGGCACATCCGACGTGGTGGTCGGAACGGCGGTCTCCGGGCCCGCAGACGTCATTGTGCTGCGGACCCGCGTTGAGATGGAAATGTCCTTCGTGCATCTCCTGTGTCTGGTTCGGGACACCGATGCGGAGGCCTTCGATCACAGCGAGGTTCCTTTCGAAGAGTTGGTTCGGTCGCTCGAGATGGGTGATTCTCCGGCATATTCCCCGATCGCCCAGGTGATGTTTGAGGATCGTGATGGGGAAGAAGGTGTGGGGGACAATGGAATCGGCCGGTTCGATCTTCGGGTGACCGCGTCGGAGGTTTTCGATGCAGGAGGCAATCCTGCCGGCATCACGGTGAATCTCGGGTTCGCGACAGATCTGTTCGACGCGGAGACTGTTCGTGGTCTCGGGACGAGATTTCGCCGCATTCTGGAGGCGATCACGATCACCCCCGATATCGGAGTAGGCGACATCGATATCCTCGTCGATGCCGAACGTCGAACTCTCGTTCCGGTTCAGGGCGCAGTGGCCCGCTCGGAACGCACGCTACCGGAACTGTTCGATGCTGCAGCACAAGCGAATCCTGACGGCGTAGCCCTCTCGTATTGCGGTGTCACGTTGACCTATCGCGAAGTGGACGAGCGCTCGAACCAGCTCGCGCGAGTCTTGGTCGCACAGGGAATTGGCACGGAAGACTATGTAGCGCTGGGGATTGCACGCTCGATCGAGTCCGTCCTGTCCGTGCTGGCGATAGCCAAGACTGGCGCGGCATTTGTACCGGTGGATCCGAGTTTTCCCGCAGACCGGATCCAGCACATGTTGGATGATTCCGGTGCGGCCGCCGGAGTGACTGTGTCTGCTGATCGCTCGCGACTGCCGAATTCGATTCCGTGGCTGGTGCTCGACGACCCAGAGTTTCGGACGGAGTGTTCGACGCAAGCAGCGTTCGGAGTTACCGACGCTCAACGTATCCGGCCGCTCCACCGGGATAATCCCGCCTACGTGATTTACACGTCCGGTTCTACGGGCAGACCGAAAGGCGTCCCGGTCACCCATCGAGGCCTGGACAACCTTGCCGCCGAGCATCTTTCACGATTCGGGGCGACGCAAGACTCGCGGATCCTGCATTTTTCCACGCCGAGTTTCGATGCGTCGGTCTCCGAGTATCTGCACGCCTTCGGTGCCGGAGCGACGATGGTGATCGTTCCGCCCACGATTTACGGTGGGGAGGAGTTGTCCCGGTTTTTGAGAAATGAGCGGGTCACGCACGGATTCATAACAACTGCTGCGCTCGGAACTGTTGAACCGGAGGGACTTTCAGAATTTCAGGATGTGGTGTTCGGTGGCGAGGCGTGCCCGCCGGAGTTGGTGAAGCGGTGGGCGTCGGGTCGGAGGTTGTGTAATGCCTACGGGCCGACTGAGGCAACTGTCATGGCGAACATCAGTGAACCGATGTCACCGGCGGACGCGATCACCCTGGGCGGACCGCTGCGAGGAATCTGCGAGGTAGTTCTCGACGCACGGTTGAAGGCGGTACCACTTGGAGTCGCGGGGGAACTGTACGTCGCGGGCGAAGCACTGGCCCGCGGGTATCACGGCAAATCTGCGTTGACGGCGGAACGCTTCGTAGCCAATCCCTTTGGTAGCCCGGGTGAGCGGATGTACCGAACCGGGGATGTAGTGCGCTGGCGAACCGATCGCACACTCGAGTACGTCGGCCGCAGTGACTTTCAGGTGAAGGTACGCGGCTTCCGTATCGAATTGGGCGAGATCGATACCGTCCTCCACACTCATCCACACGTGAGGACAGCGTTGACGACGTCGCGACCAGGGCCGTCGGGCGATACGATGCTTGTGTCGTACGTCGTGCCGGTGGCCGGGCAAGTGCTGGTAGCTGCCCAGGTGATGGACTATGTCACAGAGCAATTGCCGACGTATATGATTCCGGCGGCGATCGTCGTACTGGTCGAGATGCCGATGACGGCGGTGGGGAAGCTCGATCGCGCAGCGTTGCCGGCGCCGCAATTTGTCTCGTCGGAGGCGGAGTTCCGCGCCCCGACAGGCCGCGTCGAACAGACAGTCGCGCAGGTATTGGCCGATGTACTGGGTGTGGCTCGAATTGGCCGGGGCGACAGCTTCTTCGACCTCGGAGGAAACTCGCTGGCCGCAACCAGGGTAATTGCGCGACTCAATCGGGCTCTCGGCGTTGACCTCGGTGTCCGGACGCTGTTCGAGGCACCGACGGTGGAGACTCTGGCACAGCAGATCGGGCAAGCTGCACTGTGGCACCTCGATCGGCCAGTTCTGACGGCACGATCGCGTCCCGACATCATCCCGGTTTCGCCGGCGCAGCAGCGTATCTGGTTCATCAACCAGTTCGACACCTCCTCGTCGGCCTACAACATCCCGATGGTGGTGCGCCTGTCCGGCGATCTCGATGTGGCGGCGCTCCGCGCTGCACTGGGTGACGTGATCGAACGGCACGAGTCGCTTCGGACTGTCTATCCGGCATCTGCAGACGGCCCTCATCAGATGATCGTTCCGTCGGCTCCGGTAGTTCCGGATCTGAGACCGCAGGTGTGCAGCGATGTTGAAACGTCGATCACCGAGTTCGCTTCGCGGGGTTTTGATGTGAGCAAGACGGTGCCGGTCCGGGGCGTTCTGTTCCGGACCGGACCCGACGAGCACGTCCTCCTGCTGGTGGTTCACCACATTTCGGCCGACGGAGCGTCGCTGGCACCACTCGCTCGCGATCTGGCAATTGCCTACGACGCGCGTGTTCAGGGGCAGTCGCCAGACTGGAATCCACTCCCGGTGCACTATGCCGATTTCAGTCTGTGGCAGACGGAAATTCTTGGTAGCGACCAGGATCCCGACAGCATCATGTCGGCGCAGTTGGACTACTGGAAGTCAGCATTGTCGGACCTCCCCGGCCCGATCGACCTTCCCTTGGATCGGCCGCGGCCCCGGGACCGTTCGTTACAAGGCGGGATCGTCAAGTTCTCGGTATCTCCGGCGTTGCATCGGGACCTTCTCGCGCTTGCACGGCAACACAACTCCACAATGTTCATGGTTATGCATGCAGCACTGGTGGTATTGGCAGCGCGTCTGAGTGGGTCCACGGATATCACCATCGGGACGCCGACCGGAGGACGCGGGGAGGAGGCGCTCGACGATCTGGTCGGGATGTTTGTCAACACTGTGGTGCTGCGGACGGCCGTCGACCCGGGCACGACCTTTGCGCAGACGCTGTCCGAGGTGCGGAAGGTTGACCTGGAGGCATTCGGACACACCGAGGTGCCGTTCGAGAGAGTGGTGGAAGCGCTCGCACCGGATCGTTCGACGTCACACTCTCCGCTGTTTCAGATCTTGCTGGAGTTCCAGAACACCGTCGCCCCCAATCTGGAATTGCCGGGACTGTCGGTGGAGGTGGTTGACGTTGATGCCGGAGTGTCCAAGTTTGATCTGCAGTTGACGCTTGCGGAGCGCTACGACGAGTCGGGTTCTGCGGACGGTATCTCCGGAGCATTCACTTTTGCGTCCGATGTGTTCGATCGGCTGACAGTGTCGGGATTCGGGGAGCGATTCATTCGGATTATGGAAAGTGTTGTTGCGGAACCGGATAGGGCTGTCGGCGATATCGAGGTTCTCGGGCCGGGTGAGCGGGAGTTGGTACTCGATTCGTGGAATGCGACGGGGCATGCGTTGCCGGGGGTGACGTTGGCGGATCTTTTTGATGCGCAGGTGGCGCGGACGCCGGGTGCTGTTGCGGTGGTGTTCGAGGGTACGGCGTTGTCGTATCGGGAGTTTGATGCTCGGGTGAATCGGTTGGCGAGGTTTTTGATTTCGGTGGGGGTGGGGCCGGAGGTGTCGGTGGGGGTTGCGGTGGGGCGCAGTGTGGAGTTGTTGGTGGCGATTTATGCGGTGGTGAAGGCGGGTGGGGCGTATGTGCCGGTAGATGTGGATCAGCCGGTGGAGCGTGTGGGGTTTGCGGTGTCGTCGGCGGGTGCGGTGTTGATTTTGACGGTTTCCGGTGGCGGTGGTGGGTTGCCGGTGGGGGTTCGGGTTGTCGAGCTTGATGTTGTTGATGTGTCGGGGTTTTCGTCGGTTCGGGTGACGGATGCGGATCGGGTGGCGCGGTTGTTGCCGGAGCATCCGGCGTATGTGATGTTTACGTCGGGTTCGACGGGTCGTCCGAAGGGGGTGGTGGTGCCGCAGGTGGGGGTGGTGAATCGGTTGTTGTGGATGCAGGATCGGTACCCGTTGTCTTCGGATGATGTGGTGTTGCAGAAGACGCCGGTGACGTTTGATGTGTCGGTGTGGGAGTTGTTCTGGCCGTTGATTGTTGGTGCTCGGGTGGTGGTTGCGGTTGCGGGTGGGCATCGTGATCCGGTGTATTTGTCTCGGGTGATTGTGGGGCAGGCGGTGACGGTGGTGCATTTTGTGCCGTCGATGTTGGATGTTTTTGTGGCGGAGTCGGGTGCGGCGGCGTGTGTGGGGTTGCGGCGGGTGTTTGCGTCGGGTGAGTCGTTGTCGGTGGTGTCGGCGGTGCGGTTGCGTGATGTGTTGCCGGGTGTTGAGTTGCATAATTTGTATGGTCCGACGGAGGCGTCGGTGGATGTGACGTTTCATGAGTTCGGGTCGGGTGTTGTTGGGGTTGGGTCGGTTCCGATCGGTGTGCCGGTGTGGAATACGCGGGTGTTTGTGTTGGATTCGCGGTTGCGTCCGGTGCCGGTGGGTGTGGTGGGGGAGTTGTATCTCGGTGGTGTGCAGTTGGCGCGGGGGTATGTGGGTCGGGCTGATTTGACGGCGGATCGGTTTGTGGCGGATCCGTTCGGGGGGTCGGGTTCTCGTTTGTATCGGTCGGGGGATGTGGTGCGGTGGGTGCGGTTGAGCGGAGCGAGGGGGGATGTTGCTAGCTCGAGCGGAGTGAGGGGGGATGTTGCTAGCTCTGGTGAGTTGGAGTATGTGGGGCGTAGTGATTTTCAGGTGAAGTTGCGGGGGCAGCGCGTCGAACTGGGTGAGGTGGAGGCGGTGTTGTTGCGTCAGGTGGGGGTGGCGCAGGCGGTGGTGGTGTTGCGGGGTGGTGTTGGTGGGGAGTATTTGGCGGGGTTTGTGGTGCCGGTGAGTGGGGTGTCGTTGGATGTGGGGTGGTGTTGGGGGTGTGGCGGCGGAGTTGGTGGGGTTTATGGTGCCGTCGGTGTTGGTGGTGTTGTCGGGGTTGCCGGTGACGGTGAATGGGAAGTTGGATCGAAAAGGGCTACCGGATACCGGTTTCAGTGCTGA
- a CDS encoding TetR/AcrR family transcriptional regulator: MSLRARQRLQVRAEIQRAALTLFARDGFENVTTDQIASAAGVSASTYFRHVRNKEDLLLDPVRHGGAGIVALLEARPESEPADLAVSKAILERSSTLDSAEVEHWRAAFRTAPHLMDRVALIAPEHRDRLVELVAQRMQCDPETDSRPGLLVHLMLAAAEFGYRQWIRSPQKREASLPVCVEGALDAVLDTRWRTPNAPDREGHDA, translated from the coding sequence ATGTCATTGCGCGCAAGGCAACGCTTGCAAGTACGAGCTGAGATTCAACGAGCAGCATTGACCCTGTTCGCCCGAGACGGATTCGAAAACGTCACCACAGACCAGATTGCATCCGCAGCCGGAGTGTCCGCGAGTACGTACTTCCGGCACGTTCGCAACAAGGAAGACCTCCTCCTGGATCCGGTGAGACACGGCGGCGCGGGAATTGTGGCACTCCTCGAGGCTCGCCCCGAATCGGAACCCGCAGACCTCGCGGTGTCGAAGGCAATCCTGGAACGGTCCAGCACTCTCGATTCCGCCGAGGTCGAGCACTGGCGAGCAGCCTTCCGGACGGCCCCACACCTGATGGATCGTGTCGCGTTGATCGCACCGGAGCATCGCGACCGACTTGTCGAGCTCGTGGCGCAACGAATGCAGTGCGATCCTGAAACTGACAGTCGCCCAGGACTTCTCGTACACCTGATGTTGGCCGCAGCTGAGTTCGGCTATCGCCAGTGGATTCGGAGTCCACAGAAACGAGAAGCTTCCCTGCCTGTCTGCGTCGAGGGTGCACTCGACGCCGTTCTCGACACCCGTTGGCGCACACCGAACGCCCCAGACCGCGAAGGACACGACGCTTGA
- a CDS encoding PPOX class F420-dependent oxidoreductase, which produces MTFTQQELDYLASQRLGRLATVQPNGTLQVSPVGFHYNPDTSTIDIQGYNMASSRKFRNVADNGRAAFVVDDVPSVDPWRVRCVEIRGRAEAIDTATAASRGLDGPTIRIHPERIISFGLDDMELDVHKLVTNARDI; this is translated from the coding sequence ATGACCTTCACCCAGCAGGAACTCGACTATCTGGCGTCACAACGCCTCGGACGACTGGCGACCGTTCAACCGAACGGAACGCTGCAGGTGAGTCCCGTGGGCTTCCACTACAACCCCGATACATCCACTATCGACATCCAGGGCTACAACATGGCGTCGAGCCGAAAATTCCGCAACGTCGCAGACAACGGGCGAGCTGCATTCGTCGTGGACGACGTACCGTCGGTTGACCCCTGGCGAGTCCGGTGCGTCGAAATCCGAGGGCGCGCCGAAGCTATCGACACCGCCACTGCTGCTTCTCGTGGTCTGGATGGTCCGACTATCCGCATCCACCCCGAACGCATCATCAGCTTCGGCCTCGACGACATGGAGCTCGATGTCCATAAACTAGTCACGAACGCGCGCGACATCTAA